A single Anopheles arabiensis isolate DONGOLA chromosome 2, AaraD3, whole genome shotgun sequence DNA region contains:
- the LOC120895999 gene encoding diphthine methyl ester synthase — translation MFYIIGLGLGDPEDITVKGLNIIKQCERVYLESYTSVLCCGQEKLEEFYGRKLILADREMVEQRADDILEGAESVSVAFLVVGDPFGATTHTDLMLRAKEKGIKTSIVHNASIMNAVGCCGLQLYHFGETVSIPYWDDSWKPDSFYDKIVANLKHGLHTLCLLDIKVKEPTLESLMKKKREYMPPRFMSVSEAADQLLQIVAKKSDAEAGVQPDQQNEHGLSENTLIVGLARVGHDTQQILACSLSEMRNVDLGPPLHSLIIPNGQLHPLEMEFLQQFAELKQQIL, via the exons atgttttacatTATTGGACTTGGTCTTGGTGATCCGGAGGACATCACCGTGAAAGGGCTGAACATAATCAAACAGTGCGAACGCGTTTATTTAGAATCGTACACGTCGGTGCTGTGCTGTGGACAGGAGAAATTG GAAGAATTCTACGGCAGAAAACTCATTCTAGCTGATCGAGAAATGGTCGAGCAACGGGCCGATGACATCTTGGAGGGAGCCGAAAGTGTATCGGTAGCGTTCTTGGTCGTCGGTGATCCGTTTGGCGCTACCACGCACACCGACCTGATGCTTCGAGCGAAGGAAAAAGGCATCAAAACATCGATCGTTCACAATGCTTCAATTATGAATGCCGTGGGTTGCTGTGGACTGCAGTTGTATCATTTCGGTGAAACTGTGTCCATTCCATACTGGGACGATAGCTGGAAGCCGGACAGTTTTTACGATAAAATCGTTGCCAATCTGAAACACGGACTGCACACGCTATGCCTTTTAGATATCAAAGTAAAGGAACCAACGTTAGAATCGTTGATGAAGAAAAAGCGCGAATACATGCCGCCACGGTTTATGTCCGTTAGCGAAGCGGCAGACCAGTTGCTGCAGATTGTCGCCAAGAAGTCGGATGCAGAAGCTGGCGTTCAGCCTGACCAGCAAAACGAACACGGGCTAAGCGAAAACACGCTTATTGTCGGTCTTGCGCGAGTGGGCCATGACACACAGCAAATTCTAGCATGTTCGCTTAGCGAAATGAGAAACGTCGACCTAGGACCACCGTTACATTCGCTTATCATTCCCAATGGGCAGCTTCATCCGTTGGAAATGGAATTTCTGCAGCAGTTCGCCGAACTAAAGCAACAAATATTGTGA
- the LOC120895992 gene encoding probable tubulin polyglutamylase ttll-15 produces MTDKRKEGTKKTDDRSKAEDGANSLNAKPSSSVNHRRLQEDRASLFDLRTTSGQILFIVVTVAAVVLVQCLPNDSLKSLLNLQLPRQHCKPEVQLVEKKVVSHESRPKYWVFGRNPTGGHLLHVHNVLQRLGIDQTSNDTTDWDLLWAHDYPFRKLNLQRMKRHQLVNHFPGSGYITNKVDLSTTKLQYIPAAFKLPAEMTQFREYAKTNPNKQFVQKHNQHRHIQIKRTDEIDFSNNDTFIQEFIDDPLLVDGYKFDIGVYTVITSIDPLRVYIYKGDILFRYCPVPYHPFNASDVDKYIVGDDYLPTWEVPSLKPYYTKYGFGMKDSFDAYVRSTGRDPTTIWEQVEDAIRLLILKKEPLFTGLLSRYAYKRNFFEMMRFDLVVDNKLKVHLMEANMSPNLSSAHFKPNRLLYEQVIYNLFQLVGVGASIQRDSFRKQPLDTEAMLTSLKNLATAANLCSELPCTESCAPVECQLCSTCLEEQDIDDLQRAYREHMNRGDMKLIFPVPKLDQHRVDYELLSAKNQFMSKWFEEKCKVDQSYC; encoded by the exons ATGACTGACAAACGGAAAGAGGGCACAAAGAAG ACGGATGATCGTTCCAAAGCAGAGGACGGCGCCAACTCGTTAAACGCAAAACCATCCTCATCGGTTAACCATAGGCGTTTGCAGGAAGATCGAGCAAGTTTGTTCGATTTGCGTACGACATCGGGACAGATTTTATTCATCGTGGTGACTGTGGCTGCCGTGGTACTAGTACAATGTCTTCCTAATGATTCGCTCAAGTCTCTCCTAAACTTGCAGTTGCCAAGGCAACACTGTAAGCCAGAGGTACAGTTGGTGGAGAAGAAAGTTGTTTCGCACGAGTCACGCCCTAAGTATTGGGTGTTTGGACGTAATCCCACTGGAGGTCACCTGCTGCATGTGCACAATGTACTGCAACGTTTGGGCATCGATCAAACCAGCAACGATACGACCGACTGGGATCTGCTTTGGGCGCACGATTATCCCTTCCGTAAGCTTAACCTGCAGCGCATGAAGCGTCATCAATTGGTGAACCATTTCCCTGGCTCCGGATACATTACAAACAAGGTGGATCTTTCCACAACGAAACTGCAGTACATTCCGGCGGCATTCAAACTGCCTGCCGAAATGACCCAATTTAGAGAATACGCCAAGACCAATCCAAACAAACAGTTTGTACAAAAGCATAACCAGCATCGCCATATACAGATCAAGAGAACCGACGAGATCGATTTCAGCAACAACGATACCTTTATTCAAGAGTTTATTGACGATCCACTGCTGGTGGATGGATACAAATTCGACATAGGAGTGTATACTGTGATAACATCGATCGATCCACTACGGGTGTACATCTACAAAGGGGACATATTGTTCCGCTACTGTCCCGTGCCTTACCACCCATTCAATGCCTCCGATGTGGACAAGTACATTGTGGGTGATGACTATCTACCGACGTGGGAAGTGCCTTCCCTGAAACCGTACTACACAAAGTATGGATTTGGGATGAAAGATTCGTTCGATGCATACGTCAGAAGCACGGGACGCGATCCCACCACAATATGGGAGCAGGTGGAGGATGCTATACGATTGTTGATTCTCAAGAAGGAACCCTTATTTACCGGGCTGCTATCACGGTACGCTTACAAGCGAAACTTTTTCGAGATGATGCGCTTCGATTTGGTAGTTGACAATAAGCTGAAGGTGCACCTTATGGAGGCCAACATGAGCCCCAATCTTTCTTCGGCTCATTTCAAACCGAACCGGCTTCTGTATGAACAGGTCATTTATAATCTATTTCAACTCGTCGGTGTTGGAGCGAGCATTCAGCGAGATTCATTCCGCAAACAGCCCCTAGATACGGAAGCAATGCTGACCTCGTTGAAGAATCTTGCCACGGCCGCCAACCTATGCTCCGAACTGCCCTGTACGGAATCCTGTGCTCCGGTGGAGTGTCAGCTCTGCAGTACGTGTTTGGAGGAGCAGGATATCGATGATCTGCAGCGTGCCTACCGTGAGCACATGAATCGCGGTGATATGAAACTGATTTTTCCGGTGCCAAAATTGGACCAGCATAGGGTTGATTACGAATTGCTTTCTGCGAAAAATCAGTTCATGTCGAAATggtttgaagaaaaatgtAAGGTGGATCAATCTTACTGTTAG
- the LOC120895996 gene encoding cleavage stimulation factor subunit 2-like: protein MGDRNHDPGIMDKSMRSVFVGNIPYDATEEALKEIFCEVGLVLSMKLVYDRETGKPKGYGFCEYKDKETALSAMRNLNGYVFGGRPLRVDNACTEKSRMEMAALLHVNRAESPYGEHCSPQHAPEVITKHVSSLPPERLHELMLQMKQLVQTNPFEARHMLVQNPQLAYALLQVQVLTKAIDPAAAYSFLYKSQSAPGFSEPFQGNQPQGGMQGNAGQFMPQYGANNGNAESFRPNVDPRLGRQAASGANDYDPRNRFSASNQTGQRPAQPPQQNAAPFPTDPRQRPVDPRMGKDPRLMNAGAAHFGSNANQLPSGGTGRPMVPSAASLSAASSGLNLDPLPSDATDQEKAALIMQVLQLSDEQINLLPPEQRNSILVLKEQIVRSTQIR, encoded by the exons ATGGGCGACCGTAACCATGATCCGGGCATTATGGATAAGTCGATGCGATCGGTGTTCGTGGGAAATATTCCGTACGATGCAACCGAGGAAGCGCTGAAGGAAATATTCTGCGAGGTCGGCTTGGTGCTATCCATGAA GTTGGTCTACGATCGCGAAACAGGGAAACCGAAAGGCTATGGCTTTTGCGAATACAAGGACAAAGAGACGGCGCTTAGTGCGATGCGCAACTTAAATGGGTACGTGTTCGGAGGGCGGCCGCTTCGTGTGGACAATGCTTGCACGGAAAAATCACGCATGGAGATGGCTGCATTGCTACATGTGAACCGAGCTGAGAGTCCGTATGGTGAGCACTGCTCGCCGCAGCATGCCCCGGAAGTGATTACTAAGCATGTCAGTAGCCTCCCACCGGAACGTTTGCATGAACTGATGTTGCAAATGAAGCAGTTGGTGCAAACTAACCCCTTTGAAGCGCGTCACATGCTTGTCCAAAATCCCCAGCTGGCATACGCACTGCTTCAGGTGCAGGTGCTTACGAAGGCAATTGATCCGGCTGCAGCATATTCCTTCCTGTACAAGTCGCAATCTGCACCTGGCTTCAGCGAGCCATTCCAGGGAAACCAACCTCAAGGTGGGATGCAGGGAAACGCAGGTCAATTTATGCCGCAGTATGGTGCCAATAATGGCAATGCTGAAAGCTTTCGCCCGAACGTTGACCCTCGGCTCGGACGCCAAGCTGCATCGGGCGCAAACGATTACGATCCCCGGAACCGTTTTTCGGCCAGTAACCAAACAGGACAAAGGCCTGCGCAGCCTCCCCAACAAAACGCAGCTCCCTTTCCAACCGATCCGAGACAGCGCCCTGTCGATCCGCGTATGGGTAAGGATCCACGTTTGATGAACGCTGGTGCTGCTCATTTTGGATCGAATGCAAACCAACTACCGTCGGGAGGAACCGGTCGACCAATGGTGCCTAGTGCTGCATCGCTGTCCGCTGCATCGTCCGGGTTGAACTTGGATCCTCTTCCGAGCGATGCCACAGACCAAGAGAAGGCAGCACTAATCATGCAAGTATTGCAGCTTTCCGACGAACAGATCAACCTGTTGCCCCCGGAGCAACGGAACAGTATCCTTGTGCTGAAGGAACAAATAGTTCGAAGCACACAAATTAGATGA
- the LOC120896002 gene encoding dynein light chain 1, axonemal: MAIAKATTIKEALKRLEDRTKTNSCDEKEIDLCFQWPPIEKMDTTFSTLTACQKLSLSTNMIDKIYGLSGMKNLRVLSLGRNYIKAISGLEGVSDTLEELWISYNLIEKLKGISVLKRLKVLYMSNNLVKDWVEFNRLADLPMLEDLLFAGNPLVESMEESIWRAEASKRLLPLKKLDGETVIREDAESQNQQGVGQPEK, from the exons ATGGCAATAGCCAAAGCTACCACCATCAAAGAAGCTCTCAAACGACTCGAAGAtcgtactaaaacaaattcaTGCGATGAGAAAGAGATTGACCTCTGCTTCCAGTGGCCTCCAATAGAAAAAATGGATACCACCTTCTCAACGCTGACGGCATGCCA AAAATTATCGCTATCCACCAATATGATTGACAAAATCTATGGACTGAGCGGCATGAAGAACCTACGGGTGCTTTCACTGGGACGCAATTACATCAAAGCGATTTCCGGCCTTGAAGGAGTCAGTGATACGCTGGAAGAACTCTGGATTAGCTACAACCTAATCGAAAAACTGAAAGGCATCAGTGTGCTCAAGAGGTTGAAGGTGCTCTACATGAGCAACAATCTGGTCAAAGATTGGGTCGAGTTCAACCGTCTGGCCGATTTACCCATGCTGGAAGACTTGCTCTTTGCCGGCAATCCACTGGTGGAGTCGATGGAAGAGAGCATTTGGCGGGCGGAGGCAAGCAAACGGTTGCTTCCGCTGAAAAAACTCGACGGTGAAACGGTTATTCGTGAGGACGCTGAGTCGCAGAACCAGCAAGGCGTTGGACAGCCGGAGAAATAA
- the LOC120895993 gene encoding zinc finger protein ZPR1: protein METIAEQSDVFPKLNVEEEPELSATEVESMCMNCHENGTTRLLLTQIPFYKEVVIMSFSCDHCGYENNEIQPGGEIAPKGIEFRTEIVTPRDLNRRVVKSDFSCIRIEELDFEIPAQSQKGEVTTVEGIIDRVVRGLDQDQPVRRIQHPEAAEQIDAFISNLQKLKELERPFTLTLTDISGNSFVENPNAPQKDLATTISYFQRTKEQNHMLGIFAHDEVADKPSNDAVEESVKLESVPEEVDSLLKPIREGAWPLEELQGEVLQFQTHCPECAAACDTNMKVTTIPHFKEVVIMATVCDNCGLRTNEVKPGGGIEEQGVKIEVSVRGRIDFARDVLKSESCSLHIRELECEVGAGALGGRFTTIEGLLTAMREQLVESTGMFMDSNDAETKERMDKFFGELDAAIAGDKPLTIVMDDPTGNSYVQSLNDDGTPDTALRIIRYHRSYDQNEELGLNDMKTENYGEEAKTEEADKKENC, encoded by the exons ATGGAAACTATAGCAGAGCAGAGTGATGTTTTTCCGAAGCTGAACGTCGAGGAAGAGCCCGAGCTAAGTGCTACTGAAGTGGAATCCATGTGCATGAACTGCCACGAAAAT GGCACTACGCGTTTGCTCCTCACCCAGATCCCTTTCTACAAGGAGGTGGTGATAATGTCGTTTTCCTGTGACCACTGCGGGTATGAGAATAACGAAATTCAACCTGGTGGTGAAATTGCACCGAAAGGTATCGAATTCCGTACCGAGATTGTGACGCCCCGTGACCTGAACAGGCGTGTGGTGAAGTCGGACTTTTCGTGCATACGCATTGAGGAACTTGATTTTGAAATTCCGGCTCAATCGCAGAAGGGTGAGGTAACAACGGTGGAGGGTATCATCGATCGTGTGGTTCGAGGGCTGGACCAGGATCAGCCCGTCCGTCGGATACAGCATCCGGAAGCGGCGGAACAGATTGATGCATTTATCAGCAACTTGCAGAAGCTGAAAGAATTGGAACGACCTTTCACTCTGACGTTAACGGACATTTCGGGCAACAGTTTTGTGGAAAATCCTAACGCTCCGCAAAAGGATCTGGCTACAACGATATCGTACTTTCAGCGGACGAAAGAACAAAACCATATGTTGGGCATTTTCGCGCATGACGAAGTTGCCGATAAACCGAGCAATGATGCGGTGGAGGAATCCGTCAAGCTTGAATCGGTGCCAGAGGAGGTGGACAGTCTGTTGAAACCAATTCGCGAAGGTGCCTGGCCACTGGAGGAGCTCCAGGGTGAGGTGCTGCAGTTTCAGACGCACTGTCCCGAGTGTGCTGCCGCGTGCGATACGAACATGAAGGTGACAACGATTCCCCATTTCAAGGAGGTAGTGATCATGGCCACGGTTTGCGACAATTGTGGTTTGCGCACGAACGAGGTGAAACCGGGCGGGGGCATTGAAGAGCAGGGCGTGAAAATCGAAGTAAGCGTACGTGGTAGGATCGATTTTGCGCGTGACGTACTGAAATCGGAATCCTGCAGCTTGCATATTCGCGAGCTGGAGTGCGAGGTCGGTGCCGGTGCGCTGGGTGGAAGGTTTACCACGATCGAGGGCCTATTGACAGCGATGCGTGAGCAGCTGGTGGAAAGTACCGGCATGTTTATGGATTCGAATGACGCAGAAACGAAAGAGCGAATGGATAAGTTCTTTGGCGAACTGGACGCGGCTATCGCTGGCGACAAACCGCTGACGATAGTGATGGATGATCCCACTGGCAACAGCTACGTGCAGTCACTAAACGATGATGGTACACCCGATACGGCATTGCGGATCATTCGGTACCATCGATCATACGATCAAAACGAGGAGTTGGGTTTGAACGACATGAAAACGGAAAACTACGGTGAAGAAGCAAAGACAGAAGAAGCGGATAAGAAGGAGAACTGCTGA
- the LOC120895998 gene encoding uncharacterized protein LOC120895998, whose amino-acid sequence MPATVQNVSGDSDKHSSDTTAVQFYNDHVFSAGGDGKVKVWTKDLRLVKELTPHEAYIYAMVIDSKGQLYTSSCDGTIKCLTSPLTSDDCKELLKCKDEIECLFVDPKDNLYSGDDKGIITMWIDQRIKYKFNVVEQVRSMAIQKNIIYSIRDNDLTVTEIIEGSASGRFMTKASIPGRCPVRLCGGCTEDGVYQNVAILTRDGLGITMIRNSKQEQYPVTWTKENAHNMIINAMAAKDEYLYTAGYGGIIKQWSELDAKQPKLTGEVVVGSNGICINAVAMGADKTHLYAGCSDGTLQLVAFD is encoded by the exons ATGCCCGCAACAGTGCAGAACGTCTCAGGGGATAGTGATAAACATAGCAGTGATACGACGGCTGTTCAATTCTACAACGACCACGTTTTCAGTGCTGGAGGTGATGGAAAAGTAAAG GTATGGACTAAAGATTTACGACTGGTCAAAGAGCTTACGCCTCATGAGGCTTACATTTATGCGATGGTAATCGATTCGAAAGGCCAGCTCTATACCAGCAGCTGCGACGGTACGATCAAGTGCCTTACGAGCCCGCTCACCAGTGACGACTGTAAGGAACTGCTCAAATGCAAGGATGAGATCGAATGTCTGTTCGTCGATCCGAAGGATAATCTGTACAGCGGCGACGATAAGGGCATCATTACGATGTGGATCGATCAACGCATCAAGTATAAGTTCAATGTGGTCGAGCAGGTACGCTCGATGGCCATACAGAAGAACATAATATACTCGATTCGAGATAACGATCTGACCGTGACGGAAATCATCGAAGGATCCGCTTCGGGTCGCTTCATGACGAAGGCGTCCATCCCCGGCAGATGCCCGGTGCGGCTGTGCGGCGGTTGTACTGAGGATGGAGTTTACCAAAATGTAGCTATACTCACGCGAGATGGGTTGGGTATCACGATGATTCGAAATAGCAAACAGGAACAGTATCCTGTAACATGGACCAAAGAG AATGCCCATAACATGATAATCAATGCCATGGCGGCGAAGGATGAGTACCTGTACACTGCAGGCTACGGCGGTATAATCAAGCAGTGGTCAGAGCTGGATGCTAAACAACCGAAACTGACCGGCGAAGTTGTAGTTGGTTCTAATGGCATTTGCATTAACGCTGTCGCTATGGGCGCGGACAAAACACACTTGTATGCCGGATGTAGCGACGGAACATTGCAGCTCGTAGCATTCGACTAA
- the LOC120895991 gene encoding protein RFT1 homolog yields the protein MGRNVLVSSLQNASFSIVFQIICRCITFAINAFIVRNVGREVLGITNVRLLLLESTLLFLSKEAIIRSALSSRHNKQCSWAQLINQLWITVPVCFALTLPCLYIWLNWLSAVDAIYGEQYRFGCFAIAFSCIIEMTAEAPIFVGQVFCFVKLKVILDTGHIFIRSFIFILIVLMNKDITIYAFGIAQITSACTIIVGNYAFYYFYIPKLLQYRKDLKKVDDKYVLRDQYGQHFENMDDFPFVSIKQMLPGVLPNPNSMFNSDLQTLVLSFAKQGVLKQVLTEGEKYVMSVSPVLTFSEQATYDVVNNMGSLAARFIFRPIEDSSYFYFTQTIARDSALAEQKREMVQEASDVLAYVMKTVTSIGLLAFVFAQSYSGTVLLLYGGADFVEGGLPEQLLRWHSLAIVLLAPNGITEGYMFATNTSKQIDTYNYYMAFFSVTFLLLSYQLTNWFGPVGFILANCCNMSFRISYSVFYINKHFRSIGMNPLQKSLPGPMYLSVLIVSGIVCKVSEAYFSGRSIVCHLLVGALCTGLSVGTWSFENRDLLRTGLARYRTRKQSLTPSETHVN from the exons ATGGGTCGAAATGTTCTTGTTAGCAGCTTGCAGAATGCCTCCTTCAGTATCGTCTTTCAG atTATATGCCGATGTATTACGTTCGCCATCAACGCATTCATAGTGCGGAACGTTGGACGGGAAGTACTTGGAATCACGAACGTACGACTGCTGCTCCTCGAAAGCACTCTGCTCTTCCTGTCGAAGGAAGCGATCATCCGATCAGCTCTTAGCTCACGCCACAATAAGCAATGTAGTTGGGCTCAGCTGATAAATCAACTCTGGATCAC CGTTCCAGTATGTTTCGCGCTCACCCTCCCGTGCTTATACATTTGGCTGAACTGGCTATCGGCAGTGGATGCTATCTACGGCGAGCAGTATCGGTTCGGTTGTTTCGCGATAGCATTTTCGTGCATCATTGAAATGACGGCAGAGGCACCGATCTTCGTAGGgcaggtgttttgttttgtgaagcTGAAAGTCATCCTTGACACCGGCCACATCTTCATACGATCGTTCATCTTCATCTTGATCGTGCTGATGAACAAGGACATTACCATATATGCTTTCGGAATTGCACAAATCACCAGTGCATGCACAATTATAGTCGGAAACTATGCCTTCTACTACTTTTACATCCCGAAGCTGCTGCAGTATCGGAAGGATCTCAAAAAAGTTGACGACAAGTACGTGCTGCGTGACCAGTACGGACAGCATTTTGAAAATATGGACGATTTTCCCTTTGTTTCGATCAAACAAATGCTTCCAGGAGTGCTACCAAATCCG AACTCTATGTTTAACTCCGATCTACAAACGCTCGTGTTGAGCTTCGCGAAGCAGGGAGTCTTGAAGCAAGTGTTAACGGAGGGTGAAAAGTACGTCATGTCCGTTAGCCCGGTGCTGACATTCAGCGAGCAGGCAACGTACGATGTAGTCAATAATATGGGCAGCCTGGCAGCCAGATTCATCTTCCGTCCCATTGAAGATAGCAGCTACTTCTACTTTACGCAAACCATTGCACGCGATTCGGCGCTGGCGGAGCAGAAGCGCGAAATGGTACAGGAAGCATCGGACGTCCTTGCGTACGTAATGAAAACGGTAACGTCGATCGGTCTGTTGGCGTTCGTGTTTGCGCAGAGCTACTCCGGCACGGTGTTGCTTTTGTACGGTGGAGCAGATTTCGTTGAAGGTGGCCTGCCCGAGCAGCTGCTCCGTTGGCACAGCCTTGCAATCGTTCTGCTTGCCCCGAACGGCATCACCGAGGGGTACATGTTTGCCACGAACACATCCAAACAGATCGATACCTACAACTACTATATGGCTTTCTTCTCCGTCacctttttgttgctgtcctATCAGCTTACCAATTGGTTCGGTCCGGTTGGCTTTATACTGGCGAATTGCTGCAACATGAGCTTCCGGATCAGTTATAGCGTGTTTTACATCAACAAGCACTTCCGATCGATTGGGATGAACCCGTTGCAAAAGTCCCTGCCCGGGCCGATGTACCTGAGCGTCCTAATAGTTTCCGGTATAGTGTGCAAAGTCTCGGAGGCATACTTTAGCGGGCGTTCAATTGTATGCCACCTGTTAGTTGGTGCGCTTTGCACGGGCTTATCCGTTGGTACGTGGAGTTTTGAAAATCGAGACCTTTTACGCACAGGATTGGCACGATATCGCACACGCAAGCAGAGTCTGACGCCAAGCGAAACTCATGTGAATTAA